A window of the Glaciimonas sp. CA11.2 genome harbors these coding sequences:
- the cobM gene encoding precorrin-4 C(11)-methyltransferase, whose product MKVYFIGAGPGAPDLITLRGANLLGKVGMVMYAGSLVPTAMLQHCRADAELLDTATLDLEQQQACYQRALENNCDVARLHSGDPAIYGATAEQMRRLEALGIDYEIVPGVSSFTAAAAMVQSELTKPEVSQTVILTRVSGRASAVPEAEAIAKLAEHRATMCIFLSGPHLKKIVTDLRLHYPADTPVKLVYRATWPEQKIYEGTLATVLAETKRGSWNLTTMMLVGAALGHGEQVESSLYSKEFTHLFRVVKKGKRKPTRK is encoded by the coding sequence ATGAAAGTTTACTTCATTGGTGCTGGTCCGGGCGCACCTGATTTGATTACCTTACGCGGTGCCAATTTGTTGGGTAAAGTTGGCATGGTGATGTACGCGGGATCGCTGGTTCCGACCGCGATGTTGCAGCATTGTCGCGCCGATGCGGAACTGTTAGACACGGCGACGCTTGATTTGGAACAGCAGCAAGCCTGTTATCAGCGTGCGCTTGAAAACAATTGCGACGTTGCGCGATTACATTCCGGTGATCCAGCGATTTATGGTGCCACTGCGGAACAGATGCGGCGGCTGGAGGCATTAGGAATCGATTACGAGATCGTGCCCGGTGTGTCCTCGTTCACTGCTGCGGCGGCGATGGTGCAATCAGAGCTCACCAAACCGGAAGTGTCGCAAACAGTGATTTTGACGCGGGTATCGGGACGTGCCTCGGCGGTGCCGGAGGCCGAAGCTATTGCCAAGCTGGCAGAGCATCGCGCCACTATGTGTATTTTCTTGTCGGGTCCGCATCTGAAGAAAATTGTGACCGATTTGCGTTTGCACTATCCCGCTGATACGCCAGTGAAACTGGTCTATCGGGCGACCTGGCCGGAACAGAAAATTTACGAAGGGACGCTCGCGACCGTGCTGGCAGAAACCAAACGCGGCAGCTGGAACCTGACCACGATGATGTTGGTGGGCGCAGCGTTGGGTCACGGCGAGCAGGTTGAATCAAGCTTGTATTCAAAGGAGTTTACGCATCTGTTCCGCGTGGTAAAGAAGGGAAAAAGAAAGCCAACAAGAAAGTAG
- a CDS encoding cobalamin biosynthesis protein, with protein MSKSADSSLGIWLVRAEAEPLAAVLQSHLGGVCYRPWLTSVDTLAEIPATTQNSNQKKLFETHYRQHYQWIFMGATGIAVRFLDGLPQDKLSDPAMVVVDEAGRFAISLLAGHEGGANQLAYRVAAAIGATPVITTATEAIKPLVVGVGCRKDVSAEQIAAAVLLALGPRSLAEVREIATVDLKANEPGLLAFCHQHALPLRIFSHATVASRAWVSQTSAWVQQNVGLDGVCEPCALIAAPRGALIVPKTALNGVAVAVVEDQLIKTYTS; from the coding sequence TTGAGTAAATCTGCCGACAGTTCTCTGGGCATCTGGTTAGTTCGTGCAGAGGCGGAACCGTTGGCTGCGGTGTTGCAATCGCATTTGGGTGGTGTGTGCTATCGACCTTGGCTGACATCCGTGGATACACTCGCCGAAATACCTGCCACCACTCAAAATAGTAATCAGAAGAAACTATTTGAGACGCACTATCGTCAACATTATCAATGGATTTTCATGGGCGCAACGGGTATCGCCGTGCGTTTTTTAGACGGATTGCCACAAGATAAACTGAGTGATCCAGCAATGGTGGTTGTGGATGAGGCCGGCCGATTTGCGATATCGCTGTTGGCTGGGCATGAAGGCGGTGCCAATCAACTTGCCTATCGCGTCGCTGCGGCGATTGGCGCGACGCCTGTGATCACCACCGCGACCGAGGCGATCAAGCCGCTCGTTGTTGGCGTTGGTTGTCGCAAAGATGTCTCGGCTGAGCAGATAGCCGCGGCTGTGTTGCTGGCATTGGGTCCGCGCAGTTTGGCGGAAGTAAGAGAAATTGCGACGGTTGATCTGAAAGCGAACGAACCTGGTTTGCTCGCATTTTGTCATCAGCATGCTTTGCCATTACGCATTTTTTCGCATGCAACGGTGGCGTCCCGCGCATGGGTTTCTCAAACATCGGCATGGGTACAACAGAATGTTGGGTTAGATGGCGTGTGCGAACCATGTGCCTTGATTGCTGCGCCGCGTGGTGCATTGATCGTACCGAAGACGGCGCTCAATGGCGTGGCGGTAGCGGTAGTGGAAGATCAGTTAATAAAAACCTACACATCGTAA
- the cobJ gene encoding precorrin-3B C(17)-methyltransferase, with translation MTGVLNLVSVGPGFADLIIPRAETALRESSVIVAYELYLRWIAPWIVGKEIHTPPLTQERERALLAIEKARAGATVALISSGDIGIYAMAALAYDEIREDDTFTVNVIPGVTSANACASLLGSPLSHDFATLSLSDLLCPWDWIEQRASHIAQADLACVLYNVQSAGRQEGVYRILNLMLEFKAPTTLCGVVKNAYRPGQEVAIYSLQELLTLKFDMLTTIVIGNRFTQRKRGQIFTPRGYNDWRAPETEDARKSDNNTGVDSGVTFPKEATWVFSGTSDGNALASLLAADGKPVVVSAATEYGGEVALQDCPGLIVWAGRQGVEARRQALVNSRARVLVDATHPYANLISEQLMRLSQELGIPYLRYERPGGLTDALATAVARPEKAIVCATMEEAAERAMAIGKRIFLATGSKDLGSFLQAPDAQNTQWFARVTPEPENIQRAIDLGMPRSHICAMQGPFSQDFNQALWRDWRIDCVVTKDSGEAGGYQAKVDAAAALGIPLLVVQRPIMSYPFTATTFDAVQVQLQQWDAVFSTP, from the coding sequence ATGACGGGTGTCTTGAATTTGGTATCGGTTGGACCTGGCTTTGCCGATCTGATCATTCCGCGTGCCGAAACGGCTTTGCGTGAAAGTAGCGTGATCGTTGCCTATGAGTTGTATCTGCGCTGGATTGCGCCGTGGATTGTCGGCAAAGAAATCCATACGCCGCCGCTGACGCAGGAGCGTGAACGCGCATTGCTAGCCATCGAAAAGGCGCGTGCTGGCGCGACCGTGGCGCTGATTTCCAGCGGCGATATCGGCATTTACGCGATGGCCGCACTGGCCTATGACGAAATCCGCGAAGACGATACTTTTACCGTCAACGTGATTCCCGGCGTCACCTCAGCCAACGCGTGTGCATCGTTGTTGGGTTCTCCGCTATCGCATGATTTTGCGACGCTGAGTTTGTCGGATTTGTTATGTCCTTGGGATTGGATCGAGCAACGCGCAAGCCACATCGCGCAGGCCGATCTGGCCTGTGTATTGTATAACGTGCAGAGCGCAGGACGGCAGGAAGGCGTTTATCGGATTCTCAATTTGATGCTGGAATTCAAAGCGCCGACAACGCTATGCGGCGTGGTCAAGAATGCTTATCGGCCCGGGCAAGAAGTCGCCATTTATTCGCTGCAAGAGTTGCTGACGCTTAAGTTTGACATGCTGACCACGATTGTGATCGGCAATCGATTTACGCAGCGCAAGCGCGGACAGATTTTTACGCCGCGTGGCTACAATGACTGGCGTGCGCCGGAAACAGAAGATGCGCGCAAGAGCGATAATAATACGGGCGTGGATAGCGGCGTCACTTTCCCCAAGGAGGCGACGTGGGTGTTTTCCGGCACTAGTGACGGTAACGCGTTGGCTAGTTTGCTGGCGGCTGACGGTAAGCCGGTAGTGGTTTCTGCCGCGACGGAATATGGCGGCGAGGTAGCGTTGCAAGATTGCCCGGGACTAATCGTCTGGGCGGGACGACAAGGGGTTGAGGCGCGTCGGCAAGCGCTGGTTAACAGTCGCGCCCGGGTCTTGGTAGACGCGACGCATCCCTATGCCAATCTGATTTCCGAACAGTTGATGCGCCTGTCGCAAGAATTGGGTATTCCTTACCTGCGCTATGAACGGCCGGGCGGGTTGACGGATGCGTTAGCAACGGCTGTCGCCAGACCGGAAAAAGCCATAGTGTGCGCAACGATGGAAGAAGCTGCGGAACGTGCTATGGCAATTGGCAAGCGGATTTTTTTGGCGACCGGTTCGAAGGATTTGGGTAGTTTTTTGCAAGCGCCTGACGCACAGAACACACAATGGTTCGCTCGCGTTACGCCTGAACCTGAAAATATTCAACGCGCCATTGATCTTGGTATGCCACGCAGTCATATCTGCGCGATGCAAGGCCCATTTTCGCAAGACTTCAATCAGGCATTGTGGCGTGACTGGCGCATTGATTGTGTGGTCACCAAAGACTCGGGCGAAGCGGGTGGGTATCAAGCTAAGGTGGATGCCGCCGCCGCGCTGGGGATTCCGTTGCTGGTAGTTCAGCGGCCAATTATGTCTTATCCTTTTACGGCGACAACTTTTGATGCAGTGCAAGTGCAGCTTCAGCAGTGGGATGCGGTATTTTCAACGCCATGA
- a CDS encoding GTP-binding protein, with protein sequence MQPPIPVTIVTGFLGSGKTTLLSGLVKRRNRRRLALLINEFGEMAVDGVLMREVVDGSDGGDDHIRIHDFAHGLIAYGNDAQFIPAMLQIAERRANVDHVLIETSGLALPTAVMELLQGPELVATFVLDATLAVVDTPLLLDDAFEYGADEAATRLKSASANDSIATLFDQQLAYADVVVLNKIDGLDEGALLLAESRVRARAPNVRFLELAFNAQLDIRLALGLRLHQAKELAHSHTYSPISRMPESDATVLPHQNRLNGHVHSGMAAHSHGLATHKHFHEQDPGWMSFTLRSTGEQSADQLKTAVIAVSRATPILRSKGFIRNKSSTSTLLLQGVRTRVTVTEMARAEINTASTQQSELVFIGYHLRRAQVAALLSDLTGTVWK encoded by the coding sequence ATGCAGCCACCGATTCCTGTCACCATCGTTACGGGCTTTCTCGGCTCGGGAAAAACCACGTTGTTGAGTGGACTGGTGAAGCGACGTAATCGACGCCGCTTGGCGTTGCTGATCAATGAATTCGGTGAGATGGCGGTAGACGGTGTCTTGATGCGCGAAGTTGTTGATGGTAGCGATGGCGGTGATGATCACATCCGTATCCATGACTTTGCGCATGGTCTGATCGCGTATGGCAATGATGCGCAATTTATCCCTGCCATGCTGCAGATTGCCGAGCGCCGTGCCAACGTCGATCATGTGCTGATTGAGACGTCGGGTCTGGCATTGCCGACGGCTGTGATGGAATTGTTGCAAGGGCCGGAACTGGTCGCGACCTTTGTGCTGGATGCGACATTAGCGGTCGTCGACACCCCGTTATTATTGGACGATGCGTTTGAGTATGGCGCGGATGAGGCGGCAACGAGATTAAAAAGCGCATCAGCCAATGACTCGATTGCGACGCTCTTTGACCAGCAACTGGCCTATGCCGATGTGGTGGTGTTGAACAAAATAGATGGACTCGATGAGGGCGCTTTGCTGCTTGCAGAAAGCCGTGTGCGTGCACGTGCACCGAATGTACGTTTTCTGGAGTTAGCTTTTAACGCGCAACTCGATATTCGCCTTGCGTTAGGGTTGCGTTTGCATCAGGCCAAAGAACTGGCGCACAGCCATACTTATTCCCCGATCAGTCGTATGCCGGAGTCGGATGCGACGGTGTTGCCACACCAAAATCGGCTGAACGGCCATGTGCATTCTGGCATGGCGGCACACAGCCACGGCCTTGCCACGCATAAACACTTTCATGAGCAGGATCCGGGCTGGATGTCGTTTACCCTTCGCAGCACGGGCGAGCAATCGGCCGATCAGCTAAAAACGGCTGTAATCGCGGTATCACGCGCAACGCCCATCCTGCGAAGCAAGGGCTTTATTCGTAACAAGAGTTCTACGTCTACCTTGCTATTGCAGGGTGTGCGTACACGCGTCACCGTGACTGAAATGGCGCGTGCTGAAATAAATACAGCATCGACTCAGCAGTCTGAGCTGGTCTTTATTGGTTATCACTTGCGTCGCGCGCAGGTGGCGGCGTTATTGTCCGACTTGACCGGTACTGTCTGGAAATAA
- the cobO gene encoding cob(I)yrinic acid a,c-diamide adenosyltransferase, which yields MKTDEASHKRMTQRHKEGFEKKKAAAQKEKGLLIVNTGTGKGKSTAAFGMGMRILGHGMKLGVVQFIKGALESAERTILGGHENCDFHVVGHGYTWDTQDRDADMKTAAVGWAEAVRMIQDPSYDMVILDELNIVLRYQYLELTEVLAVFAARREMLHIVVTGRHASDALIEAADLVTEFRPVKHPYQTQGIKAQKGVEF from the coding sequence ATGAAAACCGACGAAGCATCCCATAAGCGTATGACCCAGCGGCATAAGGAAGGCTTTGAAAAAAAGAAGGCCGCCGCACAAAAAGAAAAAGGCCTGTTGATCGTCAACACTGGCACGGGCAAGGGAAAGTCCACTGCTGCTTTTGGCATGGGGATGCGTATCCTCGGTCATGGCATGAAGTTGGGCGTGGTGCAGTTTATTAAAGGCGCGCTGGAAAGTGCCGAGCGCACTATTCTGGGCGGACACGAAAATTGTGATTTCCATGTCGTCGGCCATGGCTACACGTGGGATACGCAAGATCGTGACGCCGACATGAAAACCGCAGCGGTTGGCTGGGCCGAAGCGGTGCGGATGATACAAGATCCATCGTACGATATGGTGATTCTGGATGAGCTGAATATTGTGTTGCGATATCAGTATCTGGAATTAACCGAAGTACTCGCCGTATTCGCCGCCCGACGCGAGATGTTACATATCGTCGTCACCGGTCGGCATGCCTCGGATGCGCTGATTGAGGCCGCCGATCTGGTGACGGAATTCCGTCCGGTAAAGCATCCCTATCAAACGCAGGGAATCAAGGCGCAAAAAGGCGTTGAGTTTTAA
- a CDS encoding cobyrinate a,c-diamide synthase: protein MSDSVIRFPDAPQHQVPHHRVPALFISAPASHHGKTTVTAALARYHTLRGLRVRVFKTGPDFLDPMLLALAAGGGHPAYQLDLWMAGEEACRKMVWDAAQDADLILIEGVMGLFDGQPSSADLAVLLGVPILAVIDATGMAQTFGAVAYGLAHFRKDVPFAGVLANAVASARHAEMLQEGLRPDLNIPYFGALLRGKDFALPERHLGLVQAAEVVDLYARLDRAAEGIGNTKLADLPPAVTFERSQVDDLLPTLTTPLCGVRIGIAQDAAFSFLYPANLDCLREMGATLHFFSPLSDHSLPDVDSLYFPGGYPELHLQSLQDNPSMKAALREHHANDKPIFAECGGMLYLLESLTDKAGKRANMVGLLRGHAIMQGRLQGLGYQSAAMPGGVLRAHTFHHSVIETEMIPIARGERLHNTSAGEKIFQQGHLVASYLHCYFPSNPVAAAQLFLP, encoded by the coding sequence ATGTCTGATTCTGTGATTCGCTTCCCCGATGCGCCGCAACATCAAGTGCCGCACCATCGGGTGCCGGCCCTCTTTATCAGCGCGCCCGCTTCGCATCACGGCAAAACAACCGTGACCGCTGCGTTGGCGAGGTATCACACATTGCGTGGATTGCGGGTACGTGTGTTTAAGACTGGTCCGGATTTTCTCGATCCCATGTTGCTGGCGCTGGCGGCTGGCGGTGGTCATCCGGCGTATCAGCTTGATCTGTGGATGGCTGGGGAAGAAGCTTGCAGAAAGATGGTCTGGGATGCAGCGCAGGATGCTGACCTGATCTTGATTGAGGGTGTGATGGGGCTGTTCGATGGTCAGCCTAGTAGCGCAGATTTAGCCGTTCTGCTGGGCGTTCCCATACTGGCGGTGATTGATGCTACCGGCATGGCGCAGACCTTCGGTGCGGTGGCGTATGGTTTGGCACATTTTCGCAAGGATGTGCCGTTTGCTGGCGTGCTGGCTAATGCTGTTGCCAGTGCGCGGCACGCAGAGATGTTGCAAGAAGGGTTGCGTCCGGATTTGAACATCCCGTATTTTGGCGCTTTGTTACGCGGAAAAGATTTCGCGTTGCCAGAGCGCCATCTGGGCTTGGTGCAAGCGGCAGAAGTGGTTGATCTGTATGCGCGGCTTGATCGGGCGGCGGAGGGGATCGGCAATACCAAATTGGCAGACTTGCCGCCGGCAGTTACATTTGAGCGATCCCAGGTCGATGATCTTTTACCGACTTTGACCACACCATTGTGTGGCGTACGAATAGGTATCGCGCAGGATGCTGCATTTTCTTTTCTCTATCCTGCCAATCTGGATTGCTTGCGCGAGATGGGCGCAACGTTACATTTTTTCTCACCACTATCCGATCACAGTCTGCCCGATGTTGATAGTCTGTATTTTCCCGGTGGTTACCCAGAGCTTCATCTGCAATCGCTGCAAGACAACCCATCCATGAAGGCGGCCTTGAGAGAACATCACGCCAACGACAAACCGATTTTCGCCGAATGCGGTGGCATGTTATATCTTCTCGAATCGTTGACCGATAAAGCAGGTAAGCGGGCCAACATGGTCGGTTTGCTGCGCGGTCACGCTATTATGCAAGGGCGCTTGCAAGGGCTTGGTTATCAGTCTGCGGCAATGCCGGGCGGTGTTTTGCGTGCACACACTTTTCATCATTCGGTGATCGAGACGGAGATGATCCCGATTGCGCGTGGTGAACGACTGCATAATACCTCTGCGGGAGAAAAGATATTTCAGCAAGGTCATCTCGTTGCCAGTTATTTACATTGTTATTTTCCGTCCAACCCTGTTGCGGCCGCGCAGCTATTTTTGCCATAA
- the bluB gene encoding 5,6-dimethylbenzimidazole synthase, producing MNRFDDAEIAAVYKAIAERRDMRHFLPDPIDAALLERVLQAAHMAPSVGFMQPWRFIRITDAALRLKMHALVDQERIHTAHALGEREDAFMRLKVEGIRDCGELLVVALMDRRDAHIFGRRTLPEMDLCSVSCAIQNMWLAARAEGIGMGWVSLFDPEALRQLLHIPADAKPLAILCLGHVEAFYPRPMLELEGWAKRQRLHDLVSENAWVEAHPVVTDQPLEGKHDA from the coding sequence ATGAACCGATTTGATGATGCCGAGATAGCGGCGGTCTACAAGGCAATTGCAGAGCGCCGCGATATGCGCCACTTTCTGCCCGATCCGATTGATGCGGCCTTATTGGAGCGTGTGTTACAGGCTGCGCATATGGCGCCCAGTGTCGGTTTTATGCAACCGTGGCGCTTTATCCGCATCACTGACGCGGCTTTGCGGCTAAAGATGCACGCCTTGGTGGATCAGGAACGCATCCATACCGCTCACGCTTTGGGTGAACGGGAAGATGCTTTTATGCGCCTCAAAGTTGAGGGAATACGCGACTGCGGCGAATTGCTGGTGGTGGCGTTAATGGATCGTCGGGACGCGCATATCTTTGGCCGCCGCACATTGCCTGAAATGGATCTGTGTTCGGTCTCGTGTGCGATCCAAAATATGTGGCTGGCGGCAAGGGCGGAAGGAATTGGGATGGGTTGGGTATCGTTATTTGATCCTGAGGCATTGCGCCAACTATTGCATATTCCTGCTGACGCCAAACCGCTGGCGATATTGTGTCTTGGTCATGTCGAGGCTTTTTATCCACGTCCGATGCTTGAACTGGAAGGTTGGGCCAAGCGTCAGCGGCTACATGACCTAGTGTCGGAAAATGCGTGGGTTGAGGCGCATCCCGTGGTGACAGATCAACCATTGGAGGGAAAACACGATGCATGA
- the cobU gene encoding bifunctional adenosylcobinamide kinase/adenosylcobinamide-phosphate guanylyltransferase: MHDKSGRSKVVRTLVLGGARSGKSTYAERLAQATQREVIYIATAAVEDSHTDSEMQARIALHKAQRPAQWHTVEQPLMLGAAITEWSTPERVVLIDCLTVWCANLLFSEEKNYPDIGKVIPPELFHQERAAFLQALADAKGDVILVSNEVGMGIVPQGAISRWFVDEAGRLNQAVAADCERAVFIAAGLPLMLKDTAC, encoded by the coding sequence ATGCATGACAAATCGGGCCGTTCCAAGGTCGTCCGAACGTTGGTGTTAGGTGGTGCACGCTCCGGCAAAAGTACCTACGCCGAGCGGCTGGCCCAAGCAACGCAGCGTGAGGTGATTTATATTGCGACCGCTGCCGTCGAGGATAGTCATACCGATAGTGAAATGCAGGCGCGGATCGCACTGCATAAAGCCCAGCGTCCGGCGCAGTGGCACACGGTGGAACAGCCGCTGATGCTAGGCGCGGCGATTACCGAATGGAGTACGCCCGAGCGCGTTGTATTAATCGATTGTCTGACAGTGTGGTGTGCCAATTTATTGTTTTCCGAGGAAAAAAACTATCCTGATATTGGCAAAGTCATTCCACCCGAATTGTTCCATCAAGAGCGCGCCGCATTTTTACAGGCACTTGCCGATGCTAAAGGTGACGTGATTTTGGTTTCTAACGAAGTCGGAATGGGCATCGTGCCGCAGGGTGCGATATCACGCTGGTTTGTCGACGAGGCCGGTCGCCTCAATCAAGCCGTTGCTGCTGATTGTGAACGGGCGGTATTCATCGCCGCCGGTTTGCCGCTCATGTTAAAAGACACGGCATGTTGA
- the cbiB gene encoding adenosylcobinamide-phosphate synthase CbiB produces MLSGLSLTTLAVLAIAGVALDMLLGETRRWHPLVGFGRIATLLERKLNACSPHHPGQHPAAVWCILRGVFGWTLAVLPIILLTIWALSILPAMVALIVHAVLLYLCIGLRSLRDHTVPIAQALSADDLVTARHLTSRIVSRDTGQAQPVDLSKAAVESLLENGNDAVFGTLFWFVVAGGPGAVLFRLVNTLDAMWGYRNARYNWFGRFAARVDDLFNWVPARLTALSYAALGKTRLAFTCWRTQAPDWPSPNAGPVMSAGAGALRLALGGAASYDGVMESRPPLGAGVEPCAEDIRRAWKLVLRTTILWLVLLSIVAVILMLRTDHAV; encoded by the coding sequence ATGTTGAGCGGTCTATCATTGACTACGCTGGCAGTGTTGGCGATCGCTGGCGTTGCGCTGGACATGTTATTGGGCGAGACGCGGCGCTGGCATCCGCTGGTCGGCTTTGGACGGATTGCCACGCTGTTGGAACGCAAGCTGAATGCTTGTTCGCCTCACCATCCAGGTCAACATCCCGCCGCTGTCTGGTGTATTTTGCGTGGTGTGTTCGGCTGGACATTGGCGGTGTTGCCAATCATTCTGCTAACGATATGGGCATTGTCTATCCTGCCCGCTATGGTAGCGCTCATCGTTCACGCTGTCCTTCTTTATCTCTGTATTGGCTTGCGCAGTCTCCGGGATCATACGGTGCCGATTGCGCAAGCACTGAGCGCCGATGATCTGGTAACTGCGCGTCATCTGACGTCGCGGATTGTCAGTCGCGATACCGGTCAGGCGCAGCCTGTCGATCTATCCAAAGCGGCGGTAGAGTCGTTGCTGGAGAACGGTAATGATGCGGTTTTTGGTACGCTTTTCTGGTTTGTGGTTGCTGGCGGCCCCGGTGCCGTGTTGTTCCGGTTGGTGAACACACTGGACGCAATGTGGGGCTATCGTAACGCGCGATATAACTGGTTCGGCCGCTTTGCCGCACGGGTTGATGATCTCTTTAACTGGGTCCCGGCCAGACTTACCGCTTTGTCGTATGCGGCGCTGGGCAAAACGCGTCTGGCATTCACATGCTGGCGGACGCAAGCGCCCGACTGGCCGAGTCCTAACGCTGGCCCTGTCATGTCGGCTGGTGCGGGTGCGCTGAGGCTGGCGCTTGGCGGCGCTGCGTCTTACGATGGGGTGATGGAAAGCCGACCGCCACTGGGCGCTGGCGTGGAACCCTGCGCGGAAGATATTCGCAGAGCATGGAAATTAGTATTGCGAACGACGATTTTGTGGCTGGTTCTGCTATCCATTGTGGCTGTTATTTTAATGTTGAGAACTGATCATGCGGTGTAA
- the cobD gene encoding threonine-phosphate decarboxylase CobD: MLEHGGDIHAAIAHFGRPRSEWLDLSTGINPHHYPVPMLALDAWHRLPEADSGLAMAAAHYYGAPAMLPVAGTQAAIQALPCLRSTSRVVVAAPAYAEHAHCWARAGHTVREVVYAELETVVADCDVMVVCNPNNPTGATVAPQILLEWAAQLAARGGWLIVDEAFADTTSALSVAAWSDQPGLIVLRSVGKFFGLAGLRLGFVAAEKTLLSTLADQLGPWSVSGPAQTIGVAALSDAQWQQHTRDQLRSYGQRLHVLLAANNIESSGSALYQWWPEPAAQAFHQHMAMRGIWVRLFTRGAGGIRLGLPSDEAGWERLQQALVEWKTDEKSHQV; encoded by the coding sequence ATGCTTGAGCACGGGGGAGATATTCACGCGGCGATTGCCCACTTCGGACGCCCTCGGAGTGAGTGGCTGGACCTTTCCACAGGTATCAATCCGCATCACTATCCTGTACCGATGTTGGCATTGGATGCCTGGCATCGCTTGCCTGAAGCGGATTCCGGTCTGGCAATGGCGGCGGCGCACTATTATGGCGCCCCGGCGATGCTGCCGGTAGCCGGTACGCAAGCGGCGATCCAGGCGTTGCCATGTTTGCGCTCAACATCGCGGGTGGTGGTCGCAGCGCCGGCTTATGCGGAACACGCCCATTGCTGGGCGCGGGCAGGCCATACAGTGCGCGAGGTTGTTTACGCAGAATTGGAAACGGTGGTCGCCGATTGCGATGTCATGGTCGTGTGTAATCCAAATAATCCGACTGGCGCAACGGTTGCCCCGCAGATATTGCTGGAGTGGGCCGCGCAGCTTGCGGCACGCGGTGGCTGGCTGATCGTGGATGAGGCGTTTGCTGATACGACGTCAGCACTCAGTGTGGCGGCATGGTCTGATCAACCGGGGTTGATCGTACTGCGTTCAGTGGGGAAATTTTTTGGGCTGGCCGGATTGCGATTAGGTTTTGTAGCGGCAGAAAAAACGCTGCTGTCGACTTTGGCGGATCAGTTGGGACCGTGGTCAGTTAGTGGGCCAGCGCAGACGATTGGTGTTGCAGCGCTGTCCGACGCGCAATGGCAGCAGCACACGCGAGATCAATTGCGCAGTTATGGGCAACGTCTGCATGTGTTATTGGCGGCAAATAACATCGAAAGCAGCGGCAGCGCTTTGTATCAATGGTGGCCCGAACCGGCGGCACAAGCTTTCCATCAACATATGGCGATGCGGGGAATATGGGTGCGGCTATTTACGCGTGGCGCTGGTGGAATCCGGCTTGGTTTGCCATCGGATGAAGCTGGATGGGAACGTTTGCAACAGGCATTGGTAGAGTGGAAAACCGACGAGAAGTCGCATCAAGTATGA